In Camelus dromedarius isolate mCamDro1 chromosome 16, mCamDro1.pat, whole genome shotgun sequence, the genomic stretch TCTGTTTTCAGCTTTCATCTAAATGGAATCAGTCTTTTacatgcctggcttctttcactcaacattatcttttttatgatttatccatgttgtctgTAATCTGTTGTCTGTAATGCACACTCTtgatattttctcccactctgtggatgtctttttttaaatttgcctcTAAACCTTTTTGGGGGAGGGattagggaggaggtaattaggttcatttctttattttaattttttttaatggaggtactggggattgaacccaggacctcgtgcatgctaagcacacactctaccactgagctataccttctcttctcccctttcatgtcatctttcaatggacactttttcattttaatgcagtctgatttatcagtctttttctctgtgggctgtgctttctgtgtctggtttGAGAACTCTTCCCCTACCCTGAGGCCATGAAGTTATGCTCTATGATCTTTGATAAGCTTTATCATTTTGACTTTTTACATTTAGTTTTGTAAGCCACCCTAGAATTGACTTTGGGTGGCTGAGAGGCAGGGATCGGGTCTCATATTTTTTCTACGTGGGCACCTAATTGTTATTGAAAAGaccaccctccccccacttctTTACTGTGCCACCTTTGTCATCCATCCAGTGTCCGTACTGTACCTCCCCTGAACCCAGGGCACAGGGGTCCCTGCCCTAGGCTACAGGATTCAGCATCCCACataatataaatacacacacacacacacacacacaaatgtattaaAGAACACACAACGTGTTTCTTCATATTTCGAACATTGCTGCAtcctctgtcttctttcattcTGTGTCTCCAATAACGCATATGATGGACATTCTCGCTTCATGCCCCATTTCTTTTTCCCTCGCGTCTCTATTTCccatcctttgtttctctgtgcttCATCCCAGATGGTTTGTTCTGATACATCTTTCAGTTCACTATTATCCTTTCAACTGTGTCTGACCTGAACTCATCTGCTGCATTCTTAatattcattatcatattttttcagttctagaattttataccattctttttcaaatctactgttgttgttgtttttttatactTTCCAGTTCCTCACCAGAAATTTCCAGCTTGAATTTGACTTCCTTGCACATGGTGAGAATAGTTGTATTAAGGCTGTTCCTGCTATTTTCAATATCTGGAGTCTCCAggggtctgtttctgttgtcGCCTGTGTCTACACAGTATTGCTGGTGGCGTCTGGTCTCCTCAGACGTCTGGTTATCTTTGAttgtattttggattttatttggaaaaattttgattttttaaaataattcaagacTTGGGTTGATGCTGTTTTCCTCCAGAAAGTATTTTTCATTGGTATCTTTATGGTACCTGGAGGTAAGGGTTAGGAGGGTGTGACCAAATCAGGaccattttaaattcaaattcaagTTCAAAGTTTGAAGTTGCCTGAGACACCCAAATGACAGGAAGCTGCGTGAGGTCCATGGTGGCTTGGTTTAGCTGTGGTTCACCCTCTCCCAAAGTGCAGCCCTAAGGGGTCCTAGCCtaagctgattaaaaaaaatacatatataccagATTTCTCACCCCTGGGGGGCCCTGCACGCCTAGCTCCTTAGTTGCTTCTTCTGAATCAGTAAAGGCTTCCAGCGACAGTCACCTCGCCTACTCAGCTCAGCTTTCTGGGTTTCTGCTTGCAGACTTCAGCCTGGTAATCCCTCGTGCTCTTGTTAGCCCTCccctgctttttttaaaaaataaactttatgttggggaataattttagatttacagaaaagttgcaaagttAGTACAGAAAGTCCCTGGACATCCTTCACTCTGTCTGTTTGCCTtcatgttaacatcttacataaccacgTACATTGGTCACATCTAAGGAATTAACACTAGTATATTACTATGAACTAAACTCCAGACTTTTATTAGTATTTCACTAGTTTTTTCTaatctcctttctctgttctgGGATCCAATCCAAGACACCACATTGCATTTAGCTGTCAATGTATTTGagaatagtttaaaatatatgtctaTTTCAGCCAGCTTCCGAGGGAGGATGGTCCTAATTACTCCGTCTTGCATTGCTGCCCTCCCCCATCATTTCACTGGCATTCctagaagtaaaaaaaatccttaaaagagTCAACACAAAAAACTTGAGTGCAGTTTTCAAGTTTGTTTCTGTGGAAGAAGCTGAACAATTGAGTTTGCCACTGGCTGAGGATGGGGGAGCAGtaggtggaggagaggatggaatgtatatgagaaaacaaaacactctgTGGTAGCTTAGATTATGCCTCGGAAACAAACAAACTGCAAAATCTCAGTGCCCAAACCCATAGAAAGTCTATCTCTTGCTGACACCAAGTCTGCTGCTAGCTTGGCAGCTCTCGAGGCAACTCTTTTCCAAGGCATGACTCAGGGATCCAGGTTCTTTCCAGCTTGTGGCTCACTCATCTTTGTTGGATGTAACACCCTTGGTCTCTCTCCACGCCTTGGCTTATTTGATTGATGAAGTGGAAGGAGAAACAAGGTATGTCTCCCAGctgtcttttcttccctttctcttggGAGCTGGCTTGCCTGCGGAGAGTGTGTCCTGCGCTACCTGCGATGCATAAAGTCTGCCTAACTCTGAGGGTCAGGATTAGGAAGCCCACTTTCCCGTATCCAAAATCTGGTTACTGCACCTGTGTGAACACAACttacacttttttcccccaaagactcATGCATCATCCAAGGCAGTGGTACTCAACCTAGAGTAATTTCGCCTCCCAGGACAAAAATCTCCTAGAGAGATGTTTGATTGCCACTACttggagggcagagaggagaatgACAGCATCTAGGAAGCAgtggccagagatgctgctgaacatcctataatacacaggacagcccccacaagcAAGAATTATCTGGCTCCAAATGGCAATAGTGCTGATACTAAGAAACCCTGATCTAAGTGGAACAAATGACCATCTTAGATCAGCAGAAGTGACTTAGTCCAAGCAAGTCCAAACCAGAAGAGAATGAACTGGGGTGACAAAGTGGTACCTGTCAAGCTAGGCCCTTTGGGGGCCAGATTTTTTCTGTCCTACCAGTAGGCCTTTCTATACCCTGCCCCATGGCTGGGACGTGGCTTTCAAACTGGGTTTTCTCAGCTGACTCAGAGTAAACTCAGTGCCTGAAGGgttctccctgctccttcctcctccctaagGGAGCTCTAACTCCTGGAGGTCTTTATTCACCATCTGGGCTTACAGCAGTAGAAGGCAGCCTTCCTCTTTGTCTGCCCATGCTAGCATCCACTGGGCTCTCCGACTTCCTGTGGTCCAGTGTTTCCTCACCCCACCCACTGGCTCCCTAGCTCCTCATTCTAGCCATGGTACCACCAGACATGGCCAAACCAGGGGCACATGGATGTCAAGAGGATGCAGTGAGGTTGCCACAAGCCCACTGGTCCTtctgcactccccaccccaccccagctctcccaTCAGAAAACATGCTAAAGTGCCAGATGCTTGCCCTGCTTATAATAAATAAGTTCGGATTTAAGAAAAGTAAGAAGGTCAGAAATTATTCTGTATAAGGACAGAACAAAGAACAGAGATAATACTATTAAGCACtagaataaatattattttaatctgtgtttttaaaactacaaaaacCGATTACCTTTTGTAGTCTGTGTACGTTAACGGAAGTCGGGTCCTGGGCTGAGATCAGAGTTTTCACCCACGTGAACCCCTGTCCCCTTAAATGCCAGCAGCAACCCCCAAAGTTGTGAAGTTGAGACATATCTCCCACATCACCAGAAtcacacccacccacaccccaccACACACGCACAATCTCCCCTCCTAGAACCACTGAGTTAACGCCTCAAATATCAGCCCAGCAAGTGGGTAAAAATTCCAACTGTACCTAGGGAAGTATATATGCCAAAATATTTCTAAGGGAGAAGAAGAACAGGAAAAGTTCCCCACCTTCCataaccccccccctttttttttttttaacatttctgccTTGTGTAAGTTTGCTTACAACCTGTATAACTTTACAATCAGAAAAAACGACAGACAGAGCTGTTTTGGAAAAAACAGTATGTCACGGCTACCTCTAGTGTGCGTGTTTGTTTTGTTCCCTTCAAGAAGGATTCAGTTCTGAGGTAGAAAACCGCtaactcactttttaaattgcCACGACAACTCAGCACAGCTGCGGAGTCCAGCCTCTCGGCGGGGCCTGCCAGAGGCTCCGGGTACCCGGATCAGCCCCGGAGGACGGcttccctcacccctgcctgTACCGCCGCCCTGTGGCCGAGGCCGGTACTGCGCTCTCCGGGAGGCGATGGGAAGGAGGGGCagtgagcgctgtctctgggtcCCCTAACCTCTGTACCACTGACCACTTGGCAGTCTGGTGAAGCTTATGGACTCCGTCTCAGAATAATGGCCTTTTgagcatataaaataaaatacacatgcTTAAAAGAAAACCAACAGTATTGAAGTGGTTATCAAAATATTTGTGTAATACTGTAATAAATGTGCTTATTATTGCTTTAGATAACAACGCTAGTGGCAGGTCTAATAACTAATGATCATCCAAGTAGTGAGGTGCGTACACGGTATTTCAAGCTACCAGTGACAACTGGATATTCTAGTGTCTGTGGTTTTTATTGGTGACAAAGTCACGGTGCTGCAAACACTACACTCATAAGGAAAAGATAAACGTTACTTAAAGGTTAATTACAGTTAAGATGTAGTATTTTCCCACCCAGATTCATGGACTCCCTGAATTCTATACACAGACCCTCTGGAGGGGCTGTGGTCGTGGTTTATGGTGAAGACCCCCTGCAAGGGTACGGATTTGGAAGAAGCTTTCAGTGGGTTTTCAAGGCGCTGGGCTAGCACGAACCGATGGCAAGTCGAGGGAACCTCAAAGGCGCCTCCCTGGCCTGCGCGCGCAGAGGGGTGACCCGCAcggcccctcctctcccttcctgtttTAATCTCGCTTCTGCAGGCAGTTAAAGTCCCGTGTGGTCCGGAGAGGAGCGCCCAGTTCCCCGCGTGCGCTGCCGCGTGGCCAGCACTCACCATGCAGCCACTGGTCCTGCTGTTCTGGGGCGGCCTCGTGCTCCCAGGTGAGAtggaggcgggggcaggggctggggtgggggagtagAGGGGTGTGGAGCTCATTCTCAGGCTCTCCCTTTGGGTCTGCAGAGAAAGGAACCTACATTTCCTTTCCAGACCAGGCCTTGTGGCTCTGACTTTGCCCAGCTTCCAGGCTTCACCCCACCCCGCTAGTCCAAAGCCCTCAGAGGGGGCGGACACTTGCTGTTTCTGAAACCCAGAGCCAGGTTTTCCCCAGACCTTTAGGTTCCAGCCCCTTCAGGGCTGAGCGGTTGTGATTCTTCTTCATTTCCTGATTGTGCCAAGCCTGGGGACAGACAAGACACCCCTGTTAGCACTCAGCAATTATTTCCTGAACATCTGTTATACCACTCACAACAACCCTGAGAGATAAAGAATCCTCTGGTCAAGGATCAGAGGTCTGGGGATGCTGTGAATCAAGGATCAGGGAAGGTGCTGAGGCATTGCTTTTGGACTTGTAGCTTCTCCTGGTCTCCACCTGACAGTCACCACAGCCAAGCAGGGGAAGACATCAATTCACaagcctgcttttcttttttttttttcttttttttaaccttttaacataaaaaaattagGATGCATCTTATAACTGATGTCAGTTGTTCAATTGACTGTTTTTTCTTAATGTCATATAAAATTATGGTGGATCTTACATATGATAGAAACTTAATTTGATGAAACAGGACATTATCATCATCTATAGGTGAGAAAACtcaagaggcccagagaggtcaagcaatttctccagggtcacacagctactaagtggtATTGCTGAGATCACACTCTGGGTTGTCTGAATCTTGAGCTTCCCCATCACCAGCCTGCAATATGCCAGGTTTAGGGAAACAGCAGCAGCCCTGTCCCAAGATCCCTCCCTGGCAGAGTGGAGTACCAGCTCTTCCCATGGCTGCCCCAAGAAGAGGGTGACTGAGGAAAGCCTTCTGGTCTTGGCCCTGGTACTTGAATCAGGCAATTCCAACCTTTACCCTTGCTGTGGTTTCAGGTTGCACAGCCCTGGTGGGCCCAAAGGAGATCAGAGGGTTCGAAGGTGACACTGTGTCCCTGCAGTGCACCTACGGGGAAGAGCTGAAGATGAACAAGAAATACTGGTGCAAGGAGGCTGGGTTACTGATCTCCCGCTGCTCTGGGACTATCTTCTCGGGAGAATATGGCCAAGATGGCAGGGTGTCCGTCCACGACAGCCCCCAGGAACTCAAGTTCAAGGTGACCCTGAGGAACCTCACCCTGAAGGACACGGGGAAGTACTGGTGTGGGGTCCAAAGAGTGGGCTTTGATAAGTCTTTCTTGGTCTCTCTGTCCGTCTTTCCAggtaacaaacgtctctccttccctgggagggggacagggtcatggaggtgggggcagagggactgCACATTCCCACGGGAGGGTAGGCTGCAGCACAGACGGGAGGGGAGAGCTATGCACAGGTGTGGGGTGTTCCTAAGATATAGCCTGCTTGCTGAAAAGGGCTTCATCGAGACCTCTGCTTGCTTCCTGGGGTGTCCTGTAGCTGGAGATGTTCTGAGATATTGGTCCTGGGGAGACTAGGGTTCAGGGGTCAAGGATCAGAGGTCTGGGGATGCTGTGAATCAAGGATCAGGGAAGGTGCTGAGGCATTGCTTTTGGACTTGTAGCTTCTTCTGGTCTCCACCTGACAGTCACCACAGCCAAGCAGGGGAAGACAGGGACCAAGGCATCTCCGTTCCCAGGGACCTCCCTGTACAAGCACACAGCAGCCTCTCCGTACACAGGGACCTCTCTGTATGCAAAGACCTCTCATCACCCAACAACCTCTCCGTATTCAGGGACCTCTTCTCATCCAACAATCTCTCTGTATGCAAGGACCTCTCATCACCCAACAACCTCTCCGTATGCAGGGACCTCTTCTCACCCAACAACCTCTCTGTATGCAAGGACCTCTGCTCACCCAGCAAACTATCCTCCTGCAGGGACCTCCCGCCCAGCTACCCAGCTGGACTCCACCTCAGCAGAGGAAGCCAGTTTtgtccccagcagcagcagctccgaGCCCAGGTGAGCCCCAGGTGACCAAGGTCACCTTTCAGGTCGTCACTAAACCATAAGGTGCCTCTGAGCAAGTAAGAACCCAATATTCCTTCCTCCAGGCAAACACAGCCTCTTGTCGTGGCCGCAGCTGTGCACAGAGGGCAGATtcagcccccatcccaccccctacTCACTTGGGCCCTTGAGCAGTAAACAACCTACACTCCAGGGGCCAGCAGGCCTGTTGCCTTGGAATTGCAGGCCCACCCAAAGTGAAGGGACTTCCATGGTCCCAGTCCCCACATTGCTCCCTGCCTGGCTTTAGGGAAAGGCATCCCAATTCAGTAGCTTTTACCTGTACTCTTTCCACTGGCTTTTGCCAAGCATGAAAATATGGACCCAAACAATATGGTATTTTCTTACCAGACCGGAGTCCCAGCCTGAAAGATAGGCtcttagggtttttttcttttcttttcgttaatggaggtactggggattgaacccaggacctattgcatgctaagcatgcgctctaccactgagctaaacccccCGACTGTTGGTTTATGTATACCTGACCTCTATTATGGAGAGCCAGGTAACTGCTCACAGATTCAGACCCAAATGAAAGTGTCTCCTGGGATTGGTGACAGGGGCTGAGGTCCCTTTCATTGGGACTAACCAGATGTGGACCCTGGTGCCCTCTGATCTCCTTGGGAGAGACAAGGGACATGGctgggactcagaataagaatgCACAGCATGTCGCTGACATCTGGTGACAGCTACTGGGCTCCTTTCCATCTCACCCGCAGGGTGTCCATCCCGATGATCCGCATCCTGGCCCCTGTCCTGGTGCTGCTGGCCCTGCTGCTGGCCACAGGCCTGGCTGCCCTCGGCAGCTACGTGCTCCGGCAGAGGAGGGAAGGTGAGCAGTGTAGACCAAAGGGGTGAGAGGCTCTCAGCCAGGGGCCTCCCAAGACCTCCAGTCCTCCCAACACCCCAGAGAGACCCTGTGGGCCTTGATGTGTACATCTGAGATGCGGGCATCGGGAGCGCCCCACGGGGTGGGCCACATTAAGCACAAGCAATTCAAATAGGGGAGCGGTGGGGGGTTTTCATCTTGCTCTGGTCTGTCCGACCGAGCTCATCAGCCACTTCTCTCCCTGTGGATCCCAGTGACTCCATGTCCATCTCTGCAGGTCTGGCTCCTTGTATGAGGACTGACTACAGAGGGGAGTGCAGGTCTGAGCACTTGAACTTGAGTAGGACGTACATTGTGCCCCTCCCCGCCAACACCTGCCACTGGGATTCTAGAGGTGCTCAGCCCCTTTCAAGGCttggcttcaaatcccagctctgccacttttgagctgcgtgaccttgggcaagtcacctaacttccctgagcctcagctgccTCAGATATACATCCAACAGAAACAGAATACGAGCCACATTTGTGATGGACAATTCCCTAGTAGTCACATGAAAACAAAGTACAAAGAAACTAGTGAAGTTAATTCTAATAATAGGCTTTATTTACCACGATATATCCGAGACATTATCACTTCAACATGGAATCAATATAAAGGTACTATTGGCATATATTCAACATTCATTTTTTCACCTTGAGTCTGAAACCCAGCGTTGTTCAGAGTAGTCACATTTTCAGGGCTCAATGGCCGCGTGTAGCTCTTGGCTTCTGTGGTGGATGGCACAGATTAACTGAAACAACAACCATGGGAGTTGCCTTGTGGCGGACACTGGTGTGGCTTATGTTGTTTTTATCTCTTTGAGCCTCCTCAATACTGTGGAGTTAGGAATTACTTGTTTCAAATCCCCCCACTTTATAGGGcaagagactgaggcacagagtggttaagcAGCTGGCCCTGTGTTTGTATAGCCAGGAAGACATCCTGGCAAACTGGCAATGTTGTCCCAGTGCAGGTGGCCATGGGGGGGGGTCCCAGGTCTGCCTCCTGACTCCCCACTGTGTGACCCCAGGAAGAAATGTCAGCCTTGTCCATGACCCTAGGCCCCTCAGGGGAGTCTGGAGGAGCACACGGGGTGAAAACATTCTGGTCACGACCGCAGAGCCTCTTAGCACATTGTCTTTCAAATGATGGACCCCAGCTGGCAGCGGTGACATCCCCTGGTAGCCTGTTAGACATGTAGCGTCTCAGGCCTTAAGTTCaacctactgaattagaatcagcatttaataaaatttcccAAGGTCCTGTATGCGCACTGAGGTTTCAGAAACAATGACCTTAGCAAAGAGAATTACTTCCTCAGCCAGTTTCTGGTCCACACTGGGATTTCCATGCACTAATCTCAAAAGTCCAGTCATTGCTCCTTCTTGTCTCTTTCAGCTCAACAGGATACGAAGACACAGAAGAAGGAGAAGATCCACCTCTCCCACCAGGTAGGTGGCAGGCCCGAGCTCAGACCCCCGAGAGGCTGGAAGTCAGGACTCCCGGGCCCTGCCTCTTCATCTCCCAAATTGGTCTTCCATAGCTGACCTCAAGGCCAGGCTTGCCGCCCACATCCTGGGAATCTGTGTGAGCCCTGTCCTTCAGGCTGCGAGCCAACGAAGTGCCCTCCTCACCCTGACTTCCCACCGAGGGTaccagcagggctgtgctccagACCCCGGGCCCTCTTTTAATCCTCCCTTTTAGAATCAGACAGCATCTGAGCTGGATCCACAGGGTGCCTTTGAGATCATCTAGTCCAGCCTTTCCCTAAGTTTGGTGCAAACCCCTTTTCAGaacacctgggggtgggggtgggggcctaTTAGAAATATGCTTTCTTTGATGTCAGTCCTAACCAAAGCCTCTAGCGGTAGGAGTTGGGAACCTGAATTTTAAACACTGCCCTGGGGATGCTGACAGCACACCAGAGTGTGACAACCAGAGATCCTGGTCTGCTTTTGCAGAAGAGAGAACTGAGACCCCGAGAGGGAAAaagtcttgcccaaggtcacagcaggCAGTGGCCCCAACAGAGAGTGGGATCCATAGCTCTCAACTCCTATCTCTCCTCTTTCCAGAACaccctgctgttttctctgcgcTTTCCTTGACTCTGAGACCAAGGTGGCGTGGCTACCTGGACACTCAGGCTGAGCACTGGGGGCAAGAGGGCAGAGAGAATGGGGGTCCCTGTGCCCATCTTCCTGGAGAGAGGCTCCCTGCTGCCGGGCCCATCCCAGACCCCTGCAAAGAGAGCCCTCCCTTCCCACACCAGCACGCTCAGGGGGAGGGTCACGGCTCAGGAAACAGAAGCCCCGCTTGCCTCTCCCAACGGCCTCACCCGGCCTCTCCTTCCTCAGCTGTTTACTGAGATGCCTCCAAGCTGATTCTTTAAAACATTGGAGCAGGAAAGGGGGGCCCTATTGCATTCTTTCCTGGCGCCAGCAGGGACAAAAGCCTCAggccagggaggagctggggcaggaATGCTACGCTGGGCTTTCCTTCACTTAGGAAGCAGCTGCTGTTGTCTCAGGAAGCTCAATGAGACCAAAGGTGATGGACGAAGTAAGGAAGGGTCTGAGAGATGGACAGAGGGACTGCCACAGCCACCGCCAGAgccctcctcctggctctgcATCCTGGGGCTCACAGAAGGGGGGCTGGGGTAAGAGGGAGCCCCTCCAGGCAGCTGTGCAACTATCATCCTAATGCCCAGAAGTAGAGGCTGTCACATGTACCCTGTACATGCCACAACCCAGAAACTGCCTCCGTGCTCGCTGAACAGCCAAGTGTCCACCGTGTGGGCCGAGGGGCCATTGAGAGACTCGCCCTGGACACAGGGTAGTGGTCCTGGCTGCAGCCTCCATGTGTGGTTTGATCTCTGCCCCTGAGATTCTTTCCTCAAATTGGTCACCCTAGATAAAGTAAGTGACACTTCGGCAGCTGCTGGTGGTCAGTGGTCAGCAGTGATGGGGTTTCGACGGAATCACAAAGCTGTAAATATGGGATTCGTGGGAAGAGGACCTGACGTCAGGCATTCTCTGGTCTGGCCCCAGTGCTACCGTGTCCTCCCCATAGGCAGGGCTGAGACGGACAAGGGCTGTGAGTGACAGCATTTGTGAAATCTCCTTCCCCTGTCCCCGATTCCTTCAGGCTCTCATCCCCCCAGCCAGATTGCACCCGAGGAATTCTGTTCTGACTCTTACCTTGTTCCAGTAAGAAgagccagctgtgtgacttctggCAAGTTACATCacatctctgggcctcggtttccccgtTTCGCAGGACTGTTGTTAGGAACAAGCGAGATGAGACACCCCTAGCTA encodes the following:
- the CD300LG gene encoding CMRF35-like molecule 9 isoform X3: MQPLVLLFWGGLVLPGCTALVGPKEIRGFEGDTVSLQCTYGEELKMNKKYWCKEAGLLISRCSGTIFSGEYGQDGRVSVHDSPQELKFKVTLRNLTLKDTGKYWCGVQRVGFDKSFLVSLSVFPGTSSHPTTSLYARTSAHPANYPPAGTSRPATQLDSTSAEEASFVPSSSSSEPRVSIPMIRILAPVLVLLALLLATGLAALGSYVLRQRREAQQDTKTQKKEKIHLSHQEAAAVVSGSSMRPKVMDEVRKGLRDGQRDCHSHRQSPPPGSASWGSQKGGWGSHPPSQIAPEEFCSDSYLVPVRRASCVTSAAGEHLGLEVLCDQLRRAYWAPCQPRALCQPQHGDPVPEPDFRERWSLFAGPRGSHEPGTSPPQVWGRAGLLKDHLSVAAEHPP
- the CD300LG gene encoding CMRF35-like molecule 9 isoform X2 — protein: MQPLVLLFWGGLVLPGCTALVGPKEIRGFEGDTVSLQCTYGEELKMNKKYWCKEAGLLISRCSGTIFSGEYGQDGRVSVHDSPQELKFKVTLRNLTLKDTGKYWCGVQRVGFDKSFLVSLSVFPGTSSHPTISLYARTSHHPTTSPYAGTSSHPTTSLYARTSAHPANYPPAGTSRPATQLDSTSAEEASFVPSSSSSEPRVSIPMIRILAPVLVLLALLLATGLAALGSYVLRQRREAQQDTKTQKKEKIHLSHQEAAAVVSGSSMRPKVMDEVRKGLRDGQRDCHSHRQSPPPGSASWGSQKGGWGSHPPSQIAPEEFCSDSYLVPVRRASCVTSAAGEHLGLEVLCDQLRRAYWAPCQPRALCQPQHGDPVPEPDFRERWSLFAGPRGSHEPGTSPPQVWGRAGLLKDHLSVAAEHPP